A region of Natribaculum luteum DNA encodes the following proteins:
- a CDS encoding LUD domain-containing protein, which yields MSVETGAIVERFETSLAELDVAVTRTRPTAFESTLEEVVREPAVGTPLPFASVSLPAWVDARPTPATLESAATGVTAASFGIADYGSVVLPSTPEGAEQVSLFPELHVPVLRERDLIADMPTAIDRLGPRLRDGESAIVATGPSATADMGALVRGAHGPEAVHVILLEDGEVSDGE from the coding sequence ATGAGTGTCGAGACAGGCGCGATCGTCGAGCGATTCGAGACGTCACTCGCCGAACTGGACGTGGCGGTAACGCGGACCCGGCCGACGGCGTTCGAGTCGACCCTCGAGGAGGTCGTTCGCGAACCGGCCGTCGGGACGCCGCTGCCGTTCGCGTCGGTCTCGCTCCCGGCGTGGGTCGACGCACGTCCGACGCCTGCGACGCTCGAGTCGGCCGCGACGGGCGTCACGGCCGCGTCGTTCGGGATCGCAGACTACGGCAGCGTCGTCCTCCCGTCGACGCCCGAGGGGGCCGAACAGGTGAGTCTCTTTCCCGAACTGCACGTCCCCGTCCTCCGCGAGCGGGACCTGATCGCCGACATGCCGACAGCGATAGACCGACTCGGACCGCGGCTGCGCGACGGCGAGAGCGCGATCGTCGCCACGGGGCCGAGCGCCACGGCCGATATGGGTGCGCTCGTGAGGGGTGCCCACGGCCCCGAGGCAGTCCACGTGATCCTGCTCGAGGACGGGGAGGTGAGCGACGGTGAGTGA
- a CDS encoding L-lactate permease has translation MATTVEILLAATPLLLAGILLVGFLWPATRAMPIAWIVALLVGYGVWSMPPEWLAAASIVGVMTALQILWIVFGALVLLYTLMQAGAFDRINAGFATISDDRRVQVVLIAFFLATFIEGAAGFGTPAAVVAPLLLGLGFPALAAVIAGLVGHIIAVTYGAVGTPIIVGIETPLSDTGFTESAITNAGMTVQEFSVEVAVWAATFHALVGFAMPLIAVAMVVYFFGEERSLEPAWEVAPLCLFSGIAFAIPYWASAQISAEFPALVGSMVGGAIVVTALNRGYFLPDDEWDFPPQERWPDHWVGTIAPGESSAPGTTGGPDDATVADGAGASPSMANGIPLWRAWSPYVALVVLLVVTRVVDPIANFLQRSMFVTSWSDILGTTLDGSISWVYVPGFWLVVSALIAIPLFRMSGDQVTAAWREAAEKIVAPLVALVFVIAMVQVMLQSGAHPGAPDDGSMIVVLAQTTADVAGPIYPFIAALIGALGAAMAGSNTVSNITFGAFQFEAASQLGLPHQIIVGAQAVGGAIGNLVAIHNVVAALATVGLVGHEGRVMRLNLIPLVYYSLFVGLWAMLFVYVFFPDVF, from the coding sequence ATGGCGACGACGGTAGAGATCCTGCTCGCCGCGACGCCGCTGTTGCTCGCCGGCATCCTTCTCGTCGGATTCCTGTGGCCGGCGACTCGAGCGATGCCGATCGCGTGGATCGTCGCGTTGCTTGTCGGCTACGGCGTGTGGAGTATGCCGCCGGAGTGGCTCGCTGCGGCGTCGATCGTCGGCGTCATGACGGCGCTCCAGATTCTCTGGATCGTCTTTGGGGCGCTCGTCTTGCTGTACACGCTGATGCAGGCGGGCGCGTTCGATCGCATCAACGCCGGGTTCGCGACGATCAGTGACGACCGCCGGGTACAGGTCGTTCTGATCGCCTTCTTCCTCGCGACGTTCATCGAGGGTGCGGCCGGCTTCGGGACGCCCGCCGCGGTCGTCGCGCCGCTGTTGCTGGGTCTCGGCTTCCCCGCCCTGGCGGCGGTCATCGCGGGACTGGTCGGCCACATCATCGCGGTCACCTACGGCGCAGTCGGCACGCCGATCATCGTCGGCATCGAAACTCCGCTCTCCGACACCGGCTTTACCGAGTCTGCGATCACGAACGCCGGCATGACCGTCCAGGAGTTCTCCGTCGAGGTCGCCGTCTGGGCGGCGACGTTTCACGCGCTCGTCGGCTTCGCGATGCCGCTGATCGCGGTCGCGATGGTCGTCTACTTCTTCGGCGAGGAACGGAGTCTCGAGCCGGCCTGGGAGGTCGCACCGCTGTGTCTGTTCTCGGGGATCGCCTTCGCTATCCCCTACTGGGCGTCGGCCCAGATCAGCGCCGAGTTCCCGGCGCTCGTCGGCTCGATGGTCGGCGGTGCGATCGTCGTCACCGCGTTGAACAGAGGCTACTTCCTCCCCGACGACGAGTGGGACTTCCCGCCACAGGAACGGTGGCCCGACCACTGGGTCGGGACGATCGCGCCCGGCGAGTCCAGCGCCCCCGGGACGACTGGCGGCCCGGACGACGCGACGGTCGCCGACGGCGCGGGTGCGAGCCCCAGCATGGCCAACGGGATCCCGCTGTGGCGCGCCTGGTCGCCGTACGTCGCCCTCGTCGTCTTGCTCGTCGTCACGCGAGTCGTCGATCCGATCGCGAACTTCCTCCAGCGGTCGATGTTCGTCACGTCGTGGTCTGACATCCTCGGGACCACCCTCGACGGCAGCATCTCGTGGGTGTACGTCCCCGGGTTCTGGCTGGTCGTCAGCGCCCTGATCGCGATCCCGCTATTTCGGATGTCGGGCGACCAGGTCACGGCGGCGTGGCGCGAAGCGGCGGAGAAGATCGTCGCACCGCTCGTCGCGCTCGTGTTCGTCATCGCCATGGTGCAGGTCATGCTCCAGTCGGGTGCCCACCCCGGCGCACCAGACGACGGCAGCATGATCGTCGTCCTCGCACAGACGACGGCGGACGTGGCCGGGCCGATCTACCCGTTCATCGCGGCACTCATCGGCGCGCTCGGTGCCGCGATGGCCGGCTCGAACACGGTGAGTAACATCACCTTCGGCGCGTTCCAGTTCGAGGCCGCCTCGCAACTCGGTCTGCCCCACCAGATCATCGTCGGTGCACAGGCCGTCGGCGGCGCGATCGGGAACCTCGTCGCGATCCACAACGTCGTCGCGGCGCTCGCGACCGTCGGTCTCGTCGGTCACGAGGGGCGCGTGATGCGACTGAACCTCATCCCGCTCGTCTACTACAGCCTCTTCGTCGGCCTCTGGGCGATGCTGTTCGTGTACGTCTTCTTCCCTGACGTCTTCTGA
- a CDS encoding FAD-binding and (Fe-S)-binding domain-containing protein, translating to MAVDHSGSNPAADDRADYDYRSDDVDRPGLVDDLERLVDGDVRFDSYSRQLYATDASIYEVTPIGVVFPTSTADVAGVVEYCAEREIPVLPRGGGTSLAGQTVNEAVVLDFTRYMDDVLEIDPDARLATTQPGIYLGTLNEALADHDLKFAPDPAWGDKSALGGAIGNNSTGAHSLQYGKTDAYVEEVEAVLADGTVTTFGEVTLEELRERAGDADLESRIYAQVAEIVDEKADLIEETYPDLKRNVSGYNLDWLIREARGASERANGEAGSEDARGAERGAGEPDAPGGTVNVAKLLCGSEGTLAIVTEATVSLEPVPEEKSMALLAYDTVLDAMEDVAPIVEHDPAALEVIDDVFIDLARETAEFAEVTEILPEGTGAVLIVEFYAEDVADGERKVANLLADRCPTVEPEGEPDPAEERVDLEAEVRAFDALQAYDHESRAQIWKLRKSGLPILLSRTTDEKHVAFVEDTAIPPENLPEFVADFQAILEDHDTYASFYAHAGPGVLHIRPLVNTKTETGLDDVESITDAATDLVVEYDGSVSGEHGDGRARTQWNRKLYGDEVWETFQELKTAFDPDWLLNPGQVVFRDDDPTDMTENHRFGPDYEFHAGFEPELNWENDNGMQGMIELCHGCAGCRGEQATTGGVMCPTFRASHEEITSTRGRANALRQAMSGNLPPGEVFEDEFVEEVMDLCVGCKGCAIDCPSEVDMAKLKAEVTHQYHERNGASLRDRLFANVHDLSRLGSTLAPLSNAAAKVPGARWLLEKTVGIDANRPLPTFHATTFRDWFETRGGSRVREADADRKAVVYPDTYTNYSNPDAGKAAVRVLEAAGVHVTVPDDLGDTGRPAFSKGFLEQSRETARENVDALVPLVEDGWDVVVIEPSDAVMFQSDYRDLLVGEDVETLAANAYGVCEYLDVFRLDEDLAFDVPTESLTYHGHCHQKATRKDHHAVGVLRRAGYAVDPLDSGCCGMAGSFGYEAEHASMSDAIASVLYEQVDDSDGERVVAPGASCRTQLEGRPDGAKPPTPIEVVADALE from the coding sequence ATGGCAGTAGACCACAGTGGTTCGAATCCGGCAGCCGACGACCGCGCGGACTACGATTACCGGAGCGACGACGTCGACCGACCCGGCCTCGTCGACGACCTGGAACGACTCGTCGACGGCGACGTCCGCTTCGACTCCTACTCCCGGCAGCTGTACGCGACCGACGCCAGCATCTACGAAGTGACGCCGATCGGCGTCGTCTTCCCGACGTCGACGGCGGACGTCGCGGGCGTCGTCGAGTACTGCGCCGAACGCGAGATCCCCGTCTTGCCACGCGGGGGCGGGACGAGCCTCGCCGGCCAGACGGTCAACGAGGCCGTCGTCCTCGACTTCACGCGCTACATGGACGACGTCCTCGAGATCGATCCCGACGCGCGGCTGGCGACCACACAGCCCGGCATCTACCTCGGGACGCTCAACGAGGCGCTCGCCGACCACGACCTCAAGTTCGCGCCCGACCCCGCCTGGGGCGACAAGAGCGCACTCGGCGGCGCGATCGGGAACAACTCCACCGGCGCACACTCGCTGCAGTACGGCAAGACCGACGCCTACGTCGAGGAAGTCGAGGCGGTCCTCGCCGACGGCACCGTCACGACCTTCGGCGAGGTCACCCTCGAGGAACTGCGCGAGCGAGCGGGCGACGCGGACCTCGAGTCCCGAATCTACGCCCAGGTCGCCGAGATCGTCGACGAGAAGGCAGATCTGATCGAGGAGACCTATCCCGACCTCAAGCGCAACGTCTCCGGCTACAATCTGGACTGGCTGATCCGCGAGGCGCGTGGCGCCTCGGAACGCGCGAACGGCGAAGCCGGGAGCGAAGACGCCCGCGGGGCCGAACGCGGCGCAGGCGAACCCGACGCACCCGGCGGCACGGTCAACGTCGCGAAACTCCTCTGTGGGAGCGAGGGGACGCTCGCGATCGTCACCGAGGCGACGGTCTCGCTCGAGCCCGTCCCCGAGGAAAAGAGCATGGCGTTGCTCGCCTACGACACCGTCCTCGACGCGATGGAAGACGTCGCGCCGATCGTCGAACACGACCCGGCGGCACTCGAGGTGATCGACGACGTGTTCATCGACCTCGCACGCGAGACCGCCGAGTTCGCCGAGGTGACCGAGATCCTGCCGGAGGGGACTGGCGCGGTGTTGATCGTCGAGTTCTACGCCGAGGACGTCGCCGACGGGGAGCGGAAAGTTGCGAACCTGCTGGCCGACCGCTGTCCCACCGTCGAGCCCGAAGGGGAGCCCGACCCCGCCGAGGAGCGAGTCGACCTCGAGGCCGAGGTACGCGCGTTCGACGCCCTCCAGGCCTACGACCACGAGAGCCGGGCGCAGATCTGGAAGCTCCGCAAGTCGGGGCTGCCGATCTTGCTCTCGCGGACGACCGACGAGAAACACGTCGCGTTCGTCGAGGACACGGCGATTCCACCCGAAAACCTGCCGGAGTTCGTCGCGGACTTCCAGGCGATCCTCGAGGACCACGACACCTACGCCAGTTTCTACGCCCACGCCGGGCCGGGCGTCCTCCACATTCGGCCGCTCGTGAACACGAAGACCGAGACCGGCCTGGACGACGTGGAGTCGATCACTGACGCCGCCACCGACCTCGTCGTCGAGTACGACGGCTCGGTCTCGGGCGAACACGGCGACGGCCGCGCCCGCACCCAGTGGAACCGGAAGCTCTACGGCGACGAGGTCTGGGAGACGTTCCAGGAACTCAAGACGGCGTTCGATCCCGACTGGCTGTTGAACCCGGGACAGGTCGTCTTCCGCGACGACGACCCGACGGACATGACCGAGAACCACCGGTTCGGGCCGGACTACGAGTTCCACGCGGGGTTCGAGCCCGAACTGAACTGGGAGAACGACAACGGCATGCAGGGAATGATCGAGCTCTGTCACGGCTGTGCCGGCTGTCGCGGCGAACAGGCCACGACGGGCGGCGTGATGTGTCCCACGTTCCGCGCGAGCCACGAGGAGATCACGAGCACTCGCGGTCGGGCGAACGCGCTCCGCCAGGCGATGAGCGGCAACTTACCGCCGGGTGAGGTGTTCGAAGACGAGTTCGTCGAGGAGGTCATGGACCTCTGTGTCGGCTGCAAGGGCTGTGCGATCGACTGCCCGAGCGAGGTCGACATGGCCAAGCTCAAAGCCGAGGTGACCCACCAGTACCACGAGCGAAACGGCGCCTCGCTGCGCGACAGACTGTTCGCCAACGTCCACGACCTCTCGCGACTCGGGAGCACGCTCGCTCCGCTGTCGAACGCCGCGGCGAAAGTCCCCGGCGCGCGCTGGCTACTCGAGAAGACCGTCGGTATCGACGCGAACCGACCGCTGCCGACGTTCCACGCGACGACGTTTCGCGACTGGTTCGAAACGCGAGGCGGCTCTCGCGTGCGCGAGGCTGACGCCGACCGCAAAGCCGTCGTCTACCCGGACACGTACACGAACTACAGCAACCCCGACGCCGGGAAAGCCGCCGTCCGCGTCCTCGAGGCTGCGGGCGTCCACGTGACGGTCCCCGATGACCTCGGCGATACCGGCCGGCCGGCGTTCTCGAAGGGCTTTCTCGAGCAGTCACGCGAGACCGCCCGCGAGAACGTCGACGCCCTCGTCCCGCTGGTCGAGGACGGGTGGGACGTCGTCGTGATCGAACCCTCCGACGCGGTCATGTTCCAGTCCGACTACCGCGACCTGCTCGTCGGCGAGGACGTCGAGACCCTCGCCGCGAACGCCTACGGCGTCTGCGAGTACCTCGACGTCTTCCGGCTCGACGAGGACCTCGCGTTCGACGTGCCGACCGAGTCGCTCACCTACCACGGCCACTGCCACCAGAAGGCGACGCGGAAAGACCACCACGCCGTCGGCGTCCTCCGGCGTGCGGGCTACGCGGTCGACCCGCTGGATTCAGGCTGCTGTGGCATGGCCGGGAGTTTCGGGTACGAGGCCGAACACGCCTCGATGAGCGACGCCATCGCCTCAGTCCTCTACGAACAGGTCGACGACAGCGACGGTGAGCGGGTCGTCGCTCCCGGCGCGTCCTGTCGGACGCAACTCGAGGGTCGCCCCGACGGGGCGAAACCGCCGACGCCGATCGAGGTCGTCGC